The following coding sequences are from one Solea solea chromosome 4, fSolSol10.1, whole genome shotgun sequence window:
- the ap4m1 gene encoding AP-4 complex subunit mu-1 isoform X1 — translation MISQLFILSSKGDHLIYKDFRGEAGSDVVSVFYEKVTALPGDQPPVVMSHKDLHYVHIRQGGLYWVATTTQDSSPFTIIEFLNRLAALVKDYCGSLSEKSVQMNFALIYELLDEVVDYGYVQTTSSDVLKNFIQTEAVSSKPFSLFDLSNVGLFGAETQQSKVAPSSAATRPIQSSREQGGKSQIFVDVIERLSVVIGSNGVVMKADVEGEIRVKCYMPSCSEMRIGLNEEFSIGKSQLRGYGAAVRVDECSFHQAVRLDEFDNHRILRLCPSQGEQTVMQYQLSDDLPTPPPFRLFPTIERDNGGRLLIYLKLRCDLPPKSAAINVSVSVPVPKGCVSLSQELSSPEQSCELKPQSRSVVWTVPRCTGGTQLSAVFKLEVPGLSSASMLEVGPVGLTFELPKVTATGLQIRFLRLSPVQPGPSQRWVRYVTHSDSYIVRI, via the exons atgatctCTCAGCTCTTCATCTTGTCGTCGAAGGGCGATCACCTCATCTATAAAGACT TCCGCGGAGAAGCAGGAAGTGATGTCGTCAGCGTTTTCTACGAGAAGGTCACGGCGCTGCCTGGAGACCAGCCTCCAGTTGTCATG AGTCACAAAGATCTTCACTATGTCCACATCAGGCAGGGAGGACTGTACTGGGTCGCCACGACGACGcaagactcctcccccttcacCATCATCGAGTTCCTCAACAG actGGCTGCTCTGGTGAAAGATTACTGCGGCTCTCTGTCGGAGAAGTCGGTGCAGATGAACTTTGCTCTCATCTACGAGCTGCTGGACGAGGTCGTG gacTACGGTTACGTCCAGACGACGTCCTCTGACGTCCTGAAGAACTTCATCCAGACTGAAGCTGTTTCCTCCAAACCCTTCAGTCTGTTCGACCTGAGCAACGTCGGCCTG TTTGGAGCAGAGACACAGCAAAGTAAAGTGGCTCCAAGTTCTGCTGCGACCAGACCAATCCAGTCCAGCAGAGAGCAg ggaGGAAAGAGTCAGATATTTGTGGACGTGATCGAGAGGCTGTCGGTCGTCATCGGCTCTAAc ggTGTCGTGATGAAGGCAGACGTGGAGGGAGAGATCAGAGTCAAGTGCTACATGCCGAGCTGCTCAG AGATGAGAATCGGTCTGAATGAAGAGTTCAGCATCGGCAAGTCACAGCtcagag GTTACGGGGCGGCGGTGCGCGTTGACGAGTGCAGCTTCCATCAGGCGGTGAGACTGGACGAGTTTGACAACCACCGAATCCTGCGGCTCTGTCCGAGTCAGGGAGAG CAAACGGTGATGCAGTACCAGCTGAGTGACGACCTGCCCACGCCTCCTCCTTTCCGTCTCTTCCCGACCATCGAGCGAGACAACGGAGGAAG acTGCTGATCTACTTGAAGCTCCGCTGTGATCTTCCTCCAAAGAG CGCCGCCATCAACGTGTCCGTCTCTGTTCCTGTTCCTAAAGGCTGTGTGAG tttgtcACAGGAGCTCAGCAGCCCGGAGCAGAGCTGTGAGCTGAAGCCTCAGAGCAGGTCTGTGGTGTGGACTGTTCCCCGCTGCACAGGAGGGACACAACTGTCCGCTGTGTTcaag CTGGAGGTCCCCGGCCTCAGCTCGGCGTCCATGTTGGAGGTCGGTCCGGTCGGTCTGACCTTTGAGCTGCCAAAGGTCACGGCCACCGGGCTACAGATCCGCTTCCTCCGCCTGTCGCCCGTCCAGCCGGGACCGTCGCAGCGTTGGGTCCGATACGTCACACACTCGGACTCCTACATCGTACGGATTTAA
- the ap4m1 gene encoding AP-4 complex subunit mu-1 isoform X2 has translation MISQLFILSSKGDHLIYKDFRGEAGSDVVSVFYEKVTALPGDQPPVVMSHKDLHYVHIRQGGLYWVATTTQDSSPFTIIEFLNRLAALVKDYCGSLSEKSVQMNFALIYELLDEVVDYGYVQTTSSDVLKNFIQTEAVSSKPFSLFDLSNVGLFGAETQQSKVAPSSAATRPIQSSREQGGKSQIFVDVIERLSVVIGSNGVVMKADVEGEIRVKCYMPSCSEMRIGLNEEFSIGKSQLRGYGAAVRVDECSFHQAVRLDEFDNHRILRLCPSQGEQTVMQYQLSDDLPTPPPFRLFPTIERDNGGRLLIYLKLRCDLPPKSLSQELSSPEQSCELKPQSRSVVWTVPRCTGGTQLSAVFKLEVPGLSSASMLEVGPVGLTFELPKVTATGLQIRFLRLSPVQPGPSQRWVRYVTHSDSYIVRI, from the exons atgatctCTCAGCTCTTCATCTTGTCGTCGAAGGGCGATCACCTCATCTATAAAGACT TCCGCGGAGAAGCAGGAAGTGATGTCGTCAGCGTTTTCTACGAGAAGGTCACGGCGCTGCCTGGAGACCAGCCTCCAGTTGTCATG AGTCACAAAGATCTTCACTATGTCCACATCAGGCAGGGAGGACTGTACTGGGTCGCCACGACGACGcaagactcctcccccttcacCATCATCGAGTTCCTCAACAG actGGCTGCTCTGGTGAAAGATTACTGCGGCTCTCTGTCGGAGAAGTCGGTGCAGATGAACTTTGCTCTCATCTACGAGCTGCTGGACGAGGTCGTG gacTACGGTTACGTCCAGACGACGTCCTCTGACGTCCTGAAGAACTTCATCCAGACTGAAGCTGTTTCCTCCAAACCCTTCAGTCTGTTCGACCTGAGCAACGTCGGCCTG TTTGGAGCAGAGACACAGCAAAGTAAAGTGGCTCCAAGTTCTGCTGCGACCAGACCAATCCAGTCCAGCAGAGAGCAg ggaGGAAAGAGTCAGATATTTGTGGACGTGATCGAGAGGCTGTCGGTCGTCATCGGCTCTAAc ggTGTCGTGATGAAGGCAGACGTGGAGGGAGAGATCAGAGTCAAGTGCTACATGCCGAGCTGCTCAG AGATGAGAATCGGTCTGAATGAAGAGTTCAGCATCGGCAAGTCACAGCtcagag GTTACGGGGCGGCGGTGCGCGTTGACGAGTGCAGCTTCCATCAGGCGGTGAGACTGGACGAGTTTGACAACCACCGAATCCTGCGGCTCTGTCCGAGTCAGGGAGAG CAAACGGTGATGCAGTACCAGCTGAGTGACGACCTGCCCACGCCTCCTCCTTTCCGTCTCTTCCCGACCATCGAGCGAGACAACGGAGGAAG acTGCTGATCTACTTGAAGCTCCGCTGTGATCTTCCTCCAAAGAG tttgtcACAGGAGCTCAGCAGCCCGGAGCAGAGCTGTGAGCTGAAGCCTCAGAGCAGGTCTGTGGTGTGGACTGTTCCCCGCTGCACAGGAGGGACACAACTGTCCGCTGTGTTcaag CTGGAGGTCCCCGGCCTCAGCTCGGCGTCCATGTTGGAGGTCGGTCCGGTCGGTCTGACCTTTGAGCTGCCAAAGGTCACGGCCACCGGGCTACAGATCCGCTTCCTCCGCCTGTCGCCCGTCCAGCCGGGACCGTCGCAGCGTTGGGTCCGATACGTCACACACTCGGACTCCTACATCGTACGGATTTAA
- the siah2l gene encoding E3 ubiquitin-protein ligase Siah2 isoform X2 codes for MFVCVCVCVAAVYVCVMLCPASCLPLLRELAQWRCLLGWHRHHGVGSASATVLTANTGRRQQQQHQKPQRGSEVKDRASRPVGCTKPLSDRQFSSSGCLLSLHHSEKLDHEDACEFRPYSCPCPGATCKWHGSLEAVMPHLTHAHKSITTLQGEDIVFLATDIDLPGAVDWVMMQSCFSHHFMLVLEKQEKYEGHQQFFAAVLLIGTRKQADGFAYRLELNGNRRRLTWEATPRSVHDGVAAAIVNSDCLVFDTAVAHLFADNGNLGINVTISAC; via the exons atgtttgtgtgtgtgtgtgtgtgtgtggcagctgtgtatgtgtgtgtgatgctgtgtcCGGCCTCCTGCCTGCCTCTCCTCAGGGAGTTGGCTCAGTGGCGCTGCCTGCTGGGCTGGCATCGGCACCACGGAGTTGGTTCAGCCAGCGCCACAGTGCTAACAGCTAACACTGggcgacgacaacaacaacaacatcagaaaCCTCAgcgggggtcagaggtcaaggaCCGAGCCAGTCGTCCTGTCGGCTGCACCAAACCGCTGTCGGACCGCCAG ttcTCGTCCTCCGGCTGCCTGCTGTCTCTCCACCACAGCGAGAAACTCGACCACGAGGACGCATGCGAGTTCCGGCCATACTCGTGTCCGTGTCCTGGGGCGACCTGCAAGTGGCACGGCTCCCTGGAGGCCGTCATGCCGCACCTGACGCACGCGCACAAGTCCATCACCACGCTGCAG GGCGAGGACATCGTCTTCCTGGCGACCGACATCGACCTCCCCGGCGCCGTGGACTGGGTGATGATGCAGTCGTGTTTCAGTCACCACTTCATGCTGGTGCTGGAGAAGCAGGAGAAATACGAGGGCCACCAACAGTTCTTCGCCGCCGTGCTGCTCATCGGGACGCGCAAGCAGGCCGACGGCTTCGCCTACCGCCTGGAGCTCAACGGTAACCGCCGCCGCCTCACCTGGGAGGCCACGCCCCGCTCCGTCCACGACGGCGTGGCGGCCGCCATCGTCAACAGCGACTGCCTGGTGTTTGACACCGCTGTCGCGCACCTGTTCGCCGACAATGGCAACCTGGGCATCAACGTCACCATCTCTGCATGCTGA
- the siah2l gene encoding E3 ubiquitin-protein ligase Siah2 isoform X1, whose amino-acid sequence MSAAAPLLEVMSRPSSAGAGGGGAGKAGGGKHGGSGGVTAGVTAAAASGVSSVPGGSGSVAPSVAVTLSLGGLTGQPSELTALFECPVCFDYVLPPILQCQAGHLVCNPCRQKLSCCPTCRVPLSPSIRNLAMEKVASTLPFPCKFSSSGCLLSLHHSEKLDHEDACEFRPYSCPCPGATCKWHGSLEAVMPHLTHAHKSITTLQGEDIVFLATDIDLPGAVDWVMMQSCFSHHFMLVLEKQEKYEGHQQFFAAVLLIGTRKQADGFAYRLELNGNRRRLTWEATPRSVHDGVAAAIVNSDCLVFDTAVAHLFADNGNLGINVTISAC is encoded by the exons ATGTCAGCGGCGGCTCCGCTTCTGGAAGTCATGAGCCGCCCGTCTTCAGCCGGAGCCGGGGGAGGAGGGGCCGGGAAAGCAGGCGGAGGGAAGCACGGAGGCTCTGGAGGAGTCACCGCCGGCGTCACAGCGGCAGCCGCCTCCGGTGTGAGCTCCGTGCCCGGGGGGTCGGGGTCTGTCGCCCCTTCCGTCGCCGTGACCCTGAGCTTGGGCGGCCTTACCGGGCAGCCGTCGGAGCTCACGGCGCTGTTCGAGTGTCCGGTGTGCTTCGACTACGTCCTGCCGCCCATCCTGCAGTGTCAGGCGGGTCACCTGGTGTGTAACCCGTGCCGGCAGAAGCTGAGCTGCTGCCCCACCTGCCGCGTCCCGCTCTCCCCCAGCATCCGCAACCTGGCCATGGAGAAGGTGGCGTCCACTCTGCCCTTCCCCtgcaag ttcTCGTCCTCCGGCTGCCTGCTGTCTCTCCACCACAGCGAGAAACTCGACCACGAGGACGCATGCGAGTTCCGGCCATACTCGTGTCCGTGTCCTGGGGCGACCTGCAAGTGGCACGGCTCCCTGGAGGCCGTCATGCCGCACCTGACGCACGCGCACAAGTCCATCACCACGCTGCAG GGCGAGGACATCGTCTTCCTGGCGACCGACATCGACCTCCCCGGCGCCGTGGACTGGGTGATGATGCAGTCGTGTTTCAGTCACCACTTCATGCTGGTGCTGGAGAAGCAGGAGAAATACGAGGGCCACCAACAGTTCTTCGCCGCCGTGCTGCTCATCGGGACGCGCAAGCAGGCCGACGGCTTCGCCTACCGCCTGGAGCTCAACGGTAACCGCCGCCGCCTCACCTGGGAGGCCACGCCCCGCTCCGTCCACGACGGCGTGGCGGCCGCCATCGTCAACAGCGACTGCCTGGTGTTTGACACCGCTGTCGCGCACCTGTTCGCCGACAATGGCAACCTGGGCATCAACGTCACCATCTCTGCATGCTGA
- the rbmx2 gene encoding RNA-binding motif protein, X-linked 2, with product MNPLTKVKLINELNEREADLGVKDSVSWHSVYKDSAWVFVGGFPYELTEGDIICVFSQYGEIVNINLVRDKKTGKSKGFCFICYEDQRSTVLAVDNFNGIKIKGRTIRVDHVKDYRPPKDYEDIDDVTKRLREEGCAPKASKSPSSPSEDDEQLNVPVKKLKKEKKEKKKKKKDKKEKKKKEKERGRQASSSSSASPPPPSPPVRVKEEKEDSAYDKYNQRGAPPGGQQNGQRAAEERREEDRRRHHEREGDRQRETDRDKREVDREDRRRDVDREDRRRDVDRRRDVDRRRDVDREDRRRDVDREDERRRETERDREDRKRDGDDGRRDRQR from the exons ATGAA TCCGCTGACGAAGGTGAAGCTGATCAACGAGCTCAACGAGCGCGAGGCTGACCTCGGGGTCAAGGATTCCGTTTCCTGGCACAGTGTGTACAAAGACAGCGCCTGGGTCTTTGTTG GTGGATTTCCATACGAGCTGACAGAAGGCGACATCATCTGCGTCTTCTCTCA GTACGGCGAGATCGTGAACATCAACCTGGTGCGAGACAAGAAGACGGGAAAGTCCAAGGGTTTCTGCTTCATCTGCTACGAGGACCAGAGGAGCACAGTCCTCGCTGTGGACAACTTCAACGGCATCAAG ATCAAAGGTCGGACCATCCGCGTGGACCACGTCAAAGACTATCGTCCTCCGAAAGACTACGAGGACATTGACGACGTGACCAAGCGCCTGAGGGAGGAGGGCTGTGCACCGAAAGCCTCCAAGTCTCCGTCGTCTCCCTCAGAGGACGATGAGCAGCTCAACGTTCCAgtgaagaagctgaagaaag aaaaaaaagaaaagaaaaaaaagaagaaagacaagaaagagaagaagaagaaagagaaggagagggggagacaagcgtcttcctcctcctctgcatcacctcctcctccttctccccccGTCAGAgtcaaagaggaaaaagaggacaGTGCCTATGACAAGTACAACCAGAGGGGGGCGCCACCGGGAGGACAACAGAACggacagagagcagcagaggagaggcGAGAAGAGGATAGGAGAAGACATCACGAAcgagagggagacagacaaagagagactgACAGAGACAAACGAGAggtggacagagaggacaggaggagagacgtggacagagaggacaggcGAAGAGACGTGGACAGGAGGAGAGACGTGGACAGGCGAAGAGAcgtggacagagaggacaggaggagagacgTGGACAGAGAGGacgagaggagaagagagacagagcgggacagagaggacaggaagagaGACGGAGACGACGGACGAAGAGACAGGCAGCGATAG